A genomic segment from Leptospira perdikensis encodes:
- a CDS encoding RNA recognition motif domain-containing protein: MSVNIYVGNLSYDMTEGKLSELFGAHGAVTSAKIITDQYSGRSKGFGFIEMKDGKEADNAIKELNGKNILNREMKVNIAKPKTNNWR, encoded by the coding sequence ATGTCAGTAAACATTTACGTTGGCAACCTCTCTTACGATATGACTGAAGGTAAACTCAGTGAGCTTTTCGGAGCACACGGAGCAGTAACTTCTGCAAAAATCATCACTGACCAGTATTCTGGCCGTTCTAAAGGTTTCGGATTCATCGAAATGAAAGATGGAAAAGAAGCTGATAACGCAATTAAAGAACTTAACGGAAAGAACATTCTTAACCGTGAGATGAAAGTAAACATCGCAAAACCTAAAACTAACAACTGGAGATAA